Proteins encoded by one window of Rutidosis leptorrhynchoides isolate AG116_Rl617_1_P2 chromosome 7, CSIRO_AGI_Rlap_v1, whole genome shotgun sequence:
- the LOC139858784 gene encoding probable peroxidase 26, translating into MKRGCCLFLAFVVIMAVCSVKVAASGLLPPESSPLIRHYYKVHNTCANVEPFVRYQMKLSFDKDKTITPKLIKLLYSDCMVNGCDASILLDGDNTEKTSPKNRGLGAFVVIDKVKKVIEARCPGAVSCSDILNIATRDAIFFSGGPSYPVFLGRRDGLKSEASWVDLPSPSISWEAALAYFTSKGLNLQDMGTLLGGHMMGRTRCSNILDRLYNFNNTGKPDPTMEPTTLTSLQKQCPKKVKLGQPNPLINLNPENPNNKFTNSYYKRILANKAVLGVDQQLLYGDDTHDLTDEFVKGLEDFKGGFAYSMSRMGGLKVLTGTQGEIRRNCHVIN; encoded by the exons ATGAAGAGAGGATGCTGTTTGTTTCTTGCCTTTGTAGTTATAATGGCGGTTTGCAGTGTTAAGGTGGCGGCAAGTGGATTATTGCCGCCAGAGTCATCACCGTTGATCCGTCATTACTACAAAGTCCATAATACATGTGCTAATGTCGAACCTTTTGTTCGATATCAAATGAAACTTTCATTTGACAAGGACAAGACAATAACACCAAAGCTCATTAAGTTGCTATACTCCGATTGCATGGTtaat GGTTGTGATGCTTCGATTTTGTTGGATGGTGACAACACGGAGAAAACATCGCCAAAGAACCGAGGGCTAGGGGCGTTCGTTGTTATTGACAAAGTAAAGAAAGTTATTGAAGCACGGTGTCCCGGGGCAGTCTCATGTTCCGATATTCTTAACATTGCAACTAGAGATGCCATTTTCTTC TCAGGCGGACCATCATACCCAGTCTTTTTAGGACGAAGAGACGGGTTGAAATCAGAAGCTTCATGGGTCGATCTTCCCTCGCCCTCAATTTCTTGGGAAGCAGCTCTTGCATACTTCACATCTAAAGGTTTAAATCTACAAGACATGGGTACACTTCTAG GAGGACATATGATGGGCAGGACTCGTTGCAGCAACATCTTAGACCGGCTATACAACTTCAATAACACCGGTAAACCGGACCCCACAATGGAACCAACAACATTAACTTCCTTACAAAAGCAATGTCCTAAGAAAGTGAAGTTGGGACAACCTAACCCTCTTATAAACCTGAACCCTGAAAACCCAAATAATAAGTTTACCAACTCTTACTACAAAAGAATTTTGGCCAATAAAGCCGTTTTAGGCGTTGATCAACAGTTGTTATACGGTGACGACACTCATGATCTAACCGATGAATTCGTTAAAGGCCTTGAAGACTTCAAGGGTGGATTTGCATACTCAATGAGTCGAATGGGCGGCCTCAAGGTTTTAACAGGAACCCAAGGTGAAATAAGAAGAAATTGCCATGTCATCAATTAA